The following coding sequences are from one Macaca mulatta isolate MMU2019108-1 chromosome 7, T2T-MMU8v2.0, whole genome shotgun sequence window:
- the C7H14orf119 gene encoding uncharacterized protein C14orf119 homolog gives MPLESSSSMPLSFPSLLPSVPHNTNPSPPPMSYITSQEMKCILHWFASWSGPQRERFLEDLVAKAVPEKLQPLLDSLEQLSVSGADRPPSIFECQLHLWDQWFRGWAEQERNEFVRQLEFSEPDFVAKFYQAVAATAGKD, from the coding sequence ATGCCACTGGAGTCATCCTCTTCAATGCCGCTATCCTTCCCATCTCTCTTACCCTCAGTACCACACAATACTAACCCTTCCCCTCCTCCGATGTCTTACATCACCTCCCAGGAGATGAAGTGTATTCTTCACTGGTTTGCCAGTTGGTCAGGTCCCCAGCGTGAACGTTTCCTAGAGGACCTGGTAGCTAAGGCAGTGCCAGAAAAATTACAGCCATTGCTGGATAGTCTGGAGCAGCTTAGTGTGTCTGGGGCAGACCGACCACCTTCTATCTTTGAGTGTCAGCTACATCTTTGGGATCAGTGGTTTCGAGGCTGGGCTGAGCAGGAGCGCAATGAATTTGTCAGACAGCTGGAGTTCAGTGAGCCAGACTTCGTGGCAAAGTTTTACCAAGCAGTGGCTGCTACAGCTGGTAAGGACTGA